Proteins encoded by one window of Pseudomonas sp. PSKL.D1:
- a CDS encoding Na+/H+ antiporter → MQSAYTVLILLMLVSLSKLVGRVLPVPLPLVQIGAGALLAWPTLGFHVALNPELFLFLFLPPLLFADGWRIPKRELWRIRGPVVALAIGLVLFTVVGAGYFIHWLLPTIPLPVAFALAAVLSPTDAVAVSAITQDRLPTPLMHMLQGEALMNDASGLVTFKFALAAAITGAFSLADASLTFIVVALGGLAVGVALSWLIGRLRTWMIARGWDDPATHVVFMLLLPFAAYVLAERLGVSGILSAVAAGMMQSWLDLLPRQTSTRLLNRSVWSLLEFAFNGLIFLLLGLQLPDIIKAVVSHESTVWPTLAWRCLDVLAIFAALIVLRFVWVQSIWRAVGVVRRWRGKPELVLMPTARSCWLLTLGGVRGAVTLAGVMSVPLLIGAGQAFPERDLLIFIAAGVILLSLISACVALPFLLRGVTRSPDERLHQEVQEAWRRTAEAAIHALEAEEVVDASAPQDATQATLATELKARLMAEYRAELDSYNDTAEARAVAEQMDLLERRLRLRALRAQRLELYNLHRQHLVGDEVVRQVLGELDLSEANLGPVR, encoded by the coding sequence ATGCAGTCAGCCTACACCGTCCTAATCCTGCTGATGCTGGTAAGCCTTTCCAAGCTGGTCGGTCGGGTGCTTCCCGTGCCATTGCCACTGGTTCAGATTGGTGCGGGGGCGCTGCTGGCTTGGCCGACGCTTGGTTTTCATGTGGCCCTGAACCCTGAGCTGTTCCTCTTCCTGTTCCTGCCACCGCTGCTGTTCGCCGATGGTTGGCGAATACCCAAGCGTGAGTTGTGGCGCATTCGTGGCCCTGTCGTGGCATTGGCAATTGGCCTGGTGCTGTTTACGGTGGTTGGCGCCGGTTACTTCATTCACTGGCTGTTGCCCACGATCCCGTTGCCAGTGGCATTTGCGCTGGCCGCGGTATTGTCGCCCACGGATGCGGTGGCTGTGTCTGCGATTACTCAGGACCGGTTGCCGACACCGCTGATGCACATGCTTCAGGGGGAGGCGCTGATGAATGATGCCTCTGGCCTGGTGACCTTCAAGTTCGCACTGGCGGCGGCGATCACGGGGGCGTTCTCCCTCGCTGATGCAAGCCTTACCTTTATCGTTGTTGCCCTTGGCGGATTGGCGGTTGGCGTGGCGCTTAGCTGGCTGATCGGTCGGTTGCGAACCTGGATGATCGCCAGGGGTTGGGATGACCCGGCCACCCATGTGGTGTTTATGCTGTTGCTGCCGTTTGCTGCTTATGTGTTGGCCGAGCGGCTTGGGGTTTCGGGCATTCTTTCGGCCGTGGCGGCGGGCATGATGCAGAGTTGGCTCGACCTGCTGCCCCGGCAAACCAGCACCCGGTTGCTCAACCGCAGTGTATGGTCGCTGCTGGAGTTTGCCTTCAACGGGCTGATCTTCCTTTTGCTGGGGCTGCAATTGCCCGACATCATCAAGGCCGTGGTCAGCCACGAATCCACCGTCTGGCCAACCCTGGCGTGGCGCTGCCTGGATGTGCTGGCGATTTTCGCAGCACTGATTGTATTGCGGTTTGTGTGGGTGCAAAGCATCTGGCGGGCGGTGGGGGTGGTGCGACGCTGGCGTGGCAAGCCGGAGCTGGTGCTGATGCCCACGGCGCGCTCTTGCTGGTTGCTGACGTTGGGTGGCGTGCGAGGGGCCGTGACATTGGCGGGTGTGATGTCGGTGCCATTGTTGATTGGTGCGGGGCAGGCGTTCCCGGAGCGTGACTTGCTGATCTTCATCGCCGCCGGGGTCATCCTGCTATCGTTGATCAGCGCCTGTGTAGCCCTGCCGTTCTTGCTGCGAGGCGTTACCAGAAGCCCGGACGAGCGCTTGCACCAGGAAGTCCAGGAAGCCTGGCGGCGTACTGCAGAAGCTGCCATTCACGCACTGGAGGCCGAAGAGGTGGTGGATGCCAGTGCGCCACAGGATGCGACTCAAGCCACCTTGGCCACGGAGCTTAAAGCGCGGTTGATGGCGGAGTACCGTGCCGAGCTTGACAGTTACAACGATACGGCGGAGGCCAGGGCCGTTGCCGAACAGATGGATTTGCTGGAGCGGCGCCTGCGTTTGCGTGCACTGCGTGCCCAGCGGCTGGAACTGTATAACCTGCACCGCCAGCACCTGGTGGGCGATGAGGTCGTGCGCCAGGTGCTGGGTGAGCTGGACTTGAGTGAGGCGAACTTGGGGCCAGTCAGGTAG
- a CDS encoding ABC transporter ATP-binding protein gives MALLHVENLRVDIPMGNHGTRQDMLHAVRGLSFEVERGEVLCIVGESGCGKSLTSLALMDLLPRKAIRNADRLTLDNIDMLGQSERRMCDLRGNRLAMIFQEPMTSLNPAYTIGDQLSEVLTQHRQISRADAWARAAQMLEKVGISNAVERLRQYPHQLSGGLRQRVIIAMALMCEPDLIIADEPTTALDVTIQAQILHVIRDIQKELGLAVIFITHDLGLVARIADRVAVMYAGEIVESAPVVQLFENPKHPYTKGLLASIPVPGRTKPGEKLGSIPGLVPSLVGEQHGCAFRNRCTQAVEACARHVPEVEEGGHMTRCLLTAPAGRQPMLCRESVGS, from the coding sequence ATGGCTTTACTCCATGTTGAAAATCTTCGTGTGGACATTCCCATGGGTAATCACGGTACCCGGCAGGACATGCTGCACGCTGTGCGTGGCCTCAGTTTTGAAGTGGAGCGCGGCGAAGTACTGTGTATCGTTGGCGAGTCCGGTTGTGGTAAGTCCTTGACCTCCCTGGCGCTGATGGATCTCTTGCCGCGTAAGGCCATACGCAACGCTGATCGGCTGACGTTGGACAACATCGACATGCTTGGGCAAAGCGAGCGGCGCATGTGTGACCTGCGCGGAAACCGCTTGGCAATGATATTCCAAGAGCCCATGACCTCTTTGAATCCCGCGTACACCATTGGTGATCAGCTCAGTGAGGTGCTTACTCAGCACCGGCAGATATCACGCGCCGATGCGTGGGCTCGTGCGGCGCAAATGCTTGAAAAAGTTGGCATCAGTAACGCTGTGGAACGCTTACGCCAATACCCTCATCAGCTGTCTGGCGGGTTACGCCAGCGCGTCATCATTGCAATGGCTTTGATGTGTGAGCCCGACCTTATAATCGCTGACGAGCCCACTACAGCCCTGGATGTGACTATCCAGGCGCAAATTCTGCACGTCATCCGCGACATTCAAAAAGAGCTGGGGCTGGCCGTTATTTTCATCACCCATGACTTGGGGCTTGTTGCACGGATAGCGGACCGCGTGGCGGTGATGTATGCGGGTGAAATTGTCGAATCAGCGCCAGTCGTTCAACTGTTCGAGAATCCCAAGCACCCTTACACCAAGGGCTTGCTGGCCAGCATTCCGGTTCCGGGGCGTACCAAGCCCGGTGAAAAATTGGGTTCTATCCCAGGCTTGGTACCCAGCCTTGTCGGCGAGCAACACGGTTGTGCATTCCGCAATCGGTGTACGCAAGCAGTTGAGGCGTGCGCGCGGCATGTTCCTGAAGTTGAGGAGGGGGGGCACATGACGCGCTGCCTGCTTACTGCACCCGCTGGACGACAGCCGATGCTTTGCCGGGAGAGCGTAGGATCATGA
- a CDS encoding [protein-PII] uridylyltransferase, translating into MPQVDPELFDRGQFQAELALKASPIAAFKKAIRQAGEVLDKRFREGREIRRMIEDRAWLVDNILQQAWNQFDWGDAGGIALVAVGGYGRGELHPHSDIDLLILLGAAEHEQYRDAIERFLTLLWDIGLEVGQSVRSVDECAEQARADLTVITNLMESRTIAGPEALRKRMLEVTSTAHMWPSKDFFLAKRAELKARHHKYNDTEYNLEPNVKGSPGGLRDIQTVLWVARRQYGTLNLHALAGEGFLLESENELLASSQDFLWKVRYALHMLAGRAEDRLLFDHQRSIAALLGFTDENPKRAIEQFMQQYYRVVMSISQLCDLIIQHFEEVILADDDSGTTQPLNARFRLHDGYIEAVNANVFKRTPFAMLEIFVLMAQHPEIKGVRADTVRLLRENRHLIDETFRNDIRNTSLFIELFKCEIGIHRNLRRMNRYGILGRYLPEFGLIVGQMQHDLFHIYTVDAHTLNLIKHLRKLQYTPVSEKFPLASKLMGRLPKPELIYLAGLYHDIGKGRQGDHSELGAVDAQKFCERHQLPAWDSRLIVWLVQNHLVMSTTAQRKDLSDPQVINDFALLVGDEPRLDYLYVLTVADINATNPSLWNSWRASLLRQLYTETKRALRRGLENPLDREEQIRQTQSAALDILIREGTDPDDVEQLWSQLGDDYFLKHTAADVAWHSDAILQQPADGGPLVLIKETTQREFEGGTQIFIYAPDQHDFFAVTVAAMSQLNLNIHDARIITSSSQFTLDTYIVLDNDGGSIGDNPQRVKQIRDGLTEALRTPEDYPAIIQRRVPRQLKHFNFAPQVTILNDAQRPVTILEITAPDRPGLLARIGRIFLEFDISLQNAKIATLGERVEDVFFITDADNQPLSDPQLCSRLQEAIVQQLQAGQASDANPTRVTF; encoded by the coding sequence ATGCCCCAGGTGGACCCCGAGTTGTTCGACCGCGGCCAGTTCCAGGCAGAACTGGCCCTCAAGGCGAGCCCCATCGCCGCCTTCAAGAAAGCCATCCGCCAGGCTGGCGAGGTGCTCGACAAGCGTTTTCGCGAGGGCCGCGAGATTCGCCGGATGATCGAGGATCGCGCCTGGCTGGTCGACAACATCCTGCAACAAGCCTGGAACCAGTTCGACTGGGGCGACGCCGGCGGTATTGCCCTGGTGGCGGTCGGCGGCTATGGGCGCGGTGAACTGCACCCGCACTCGGACATCGACCTGCTGATCCTGCTGGGCGCCGCCGAGCATGAACAGTACCGCGACGCCATCGAACGCTTTCTGACGCTGCTGTGGGACATCGGCCTGGAAGTGGGCCAGAGCGTGCGTTCCGTCGACGAGTGCGCCGAGCAGGCCCGTGCCGACCTGACGGTCATCACCAACTTGATGGAAAGCCGCACCATCGCTGGCCCCGAAGCCCTGCGCAAGCGCATGCTGGAGGTCACCAGCACGGCGCACATGTGGCCGAGCAAGGACTTTTTCCTGGCCAAGCGGGCTGAACTCAAGGCCCGCCACCATAAGTACAACGACACCGAGTACAACCTGGAACCCAACGTTAAAGGTTCGCCCGGTGGCCTGCGGGATATCCAGACCGTGTTGTGGGTGGCGCGCCGCCAGTACGGCACGCTGAACCTGCACGCGCTCGCTGGCGAAGGTTTCCTGCTGGAAAGCGAGAACGAGCTGCTGGCCTCTTCCCAGGACTTTCTATGGAAGGTTCGCTACGCCCTGCACATGCTGGCAGGCCGTGCCGAAGACCGCCTGCTGTTCGACCACCAGCGCAGCATCGCCGCCTTGCTGGGCTTCACCGACGAAAACCCCAAGCGCGCCATTGAGCAGTTCATGCAGCAGTACTACCGGGTGGTGATGAGCATCAGCCAGCTGTGTGACCTGATCATTCAACACTTCGAAGAAGTCATCCTGGCCGACGATGACAGCGGCACCACGCAGCCGCTCAACGCCCGCTTCCGCCTGCACGACGGGTATATAGAAGCGGTCAACGCGAACGTATTCAAGCGTACGCCGTTCGCCATGCTGGAAATTTTCGTGCTGATGGCCCAGCACCCGGAGATCAAGGGCGTGCGCGCCGACACCGTGCGCCTGCTGCGGGAAAACCGCCACCTGATCGACGAAACGTTTCGCAACGACATCCGCAACACCAGCCTGTTCATCGAGCTGTTCAAGTGCGAAATCGGTATCCATCGCAACCTGCGGCGGATGAACCGCTACGGCATCCTCGGCCGCTACCTGCCGGAATTCGGCCTGATCGTCGGGCAAATGCAGCATGATTTGTTCCACATTTACACCGTGGATGCGCACACCCTGAACCTCATCAAACACCTGCGCAAGCTGCAGTACACGCCGGTGTCCGAAAAATTCCCGCTGGCCAGCAAGCTGATGGGGCGCCTGCCCAAGCCTGAGCTGATCTACCTGGCCGGGCTTTACCACGACATCGGCAAGGGTCGCCAAGGTGATCACTCGGAGCTGGGCGCGGTGGATGCGCAGAAGTTCTGCGAGCGCCACCAGTTGCCCGCATGGGACAGCCGGCTGATCGTGTGGTTGGTGCAGAACCACCTGGTGATGTCGACGACGGCCCAACGCAAGGACTTGTCTGACCCGCAGGTGATCAACGATTTCGCACTGCTGGTGGGCGACGAACCCCGCCTGGACTACCTCTACGTGCTCACCGTGGCCGACATCAACGCCACCAACCCCAGCCTCTGGAACTCCTGGCGTGCCAGCCTCCTGCGCCAGCTGTACACCGAAACAAAGCGTGCCCTGCGGCGGGGCCTAGAGAACCCGCTGGACCGCGAAGAGCAGATTCGCCAGACCCAGTCGGCGGCTCTGGATATCCTGATCCGCGAAGGCACCGACCCGGACGATGTGGAACAACTGTGGTCACAGTTGGGGGACGACTACTTCCTCAAGCACACCGCTGCAGACGTGGCCTGGCACAGTGATGCCATCTTGCAGCAGCCTGCCGACGGCGGCCCCTTGGTACTGATCAAGGAAACCACCCAGCGCGAGTTTGAGGGCGGCACGCAGATTTTCATCTATGCCCCGGACCAGCACGACTTCTTCGCCGTGACCGTGGCCGCGATGTCGCAGCTGAACCTGAACATCCACGACGCCCGCATCATCACGTCCAGCAGCCAGTTCACACTCGACACCTACATCGTGCTGGACAACGACGGCGGCTCGATCGGCGACAACCCGCAACGGGTCAAACAGATTCGCGATGGCCTGACCGAAGCGCTGCGCACCCCCGAGGATTACCCGGCCATCATTCAACGTCGGGTGCCGCGCCAGCTCAAGCACTTCAACTTTGCCCCTCAGGTGACCATCCTCAACGATGCCCAGCGGCCGGTGACCATTCTGGAAATCACCGCGCCGGACCGGCCGGGCTTGCTGGCACGTATCGGCCGGATTTTCCTGGAGTTCGACATCTCGCTGCAAAACGCCAAGATCGCGACCCTCGGCGAACGGGTGGAAGACGTGTTCTTCATCACCGACGCCGACAACCAGCCGCTGTCCGATCCGCAGCTGTGCAGCCGCCTGCAGGAAGCCATCGTGCAGCAGCTGCAGGCCGGCCAGGCCAGCGACGCCAACCCGACCCGCGTGACCTTTTAA
- the dapC gene encoding succinyldiaminopimelate transaminase has protein sequence MNHALTQLQPYPFEKLRALLGSVKPAADKRAIALSIGEPKHESPAFVAQAMADNLDKLAVYPSTLGLPALRQAIGQWCERRFGVPAGWLDADRHILPVNGTREALFAFTQAVVNRADDGLVISPNPFYQIYEGAALLAGATPHYLPCLESNGFNPDFGAVPADVWKRCQILFLCSPGNPTGALVPMETLKKLIALADEHDFVIAADECYSELYFDEDAPPPGLLSACAELGRSDFKRCVVFHSLSKRSNLPGLRSGFVAGDAGIIKPFLLYRTYHGCAMPVQTQLASIAAWQDEAHVRENRDQYRAKYDAVLDILQPVMDVQRPDGSFYLWAKVPGCDADFTRDLFEAQHVTVVPGSYLSREVDGVNPGAGRVRMALVAPLAECIEAAERIREFLSR, from the coding sequence ATGAACCACGCCTTGACCCAGCTGCAGCCCTACCCGTTCGAGAAACTCCGCGCCCTGCTGGGCAGCGTAAAGCCGGCTGCCGACAAACGCGCCATCGCCCTGTCGATCGGTGAGCCGAAGCATGAATCGCCGGCGTTCGTCGCCCAGGCCATGGCCGACAATCTCGACAAACTGGCGGTGTACCCCAGCACCCTCGGCCTGCCAGCCCTGCGCCAGGCCATCGGCCAGTGGTGCGAGCGTCGTTTTGGCGTACCGGCTGGCTGGCTGGATGCAGACCGCCATATCCTGCCCGTCAACGGCACCCGGGAAGCGCTGTTTGCCTTCACTCAGGCCGTGGTCAACCGCGCCGATGATGGCCTGGTGATCAGCCCCAACCCGTTCTACCAAATTTATGAAGGCGCAGCACTGCTGGCCGGCGCCACGCCGCATTACCTGCCATGCCTGGAAAGCAACGGCTTCAACCCGGACTTCGGTGCTGTACCGGCCGATGTCTGGAAGCGCTGCCAGATTCTGTTCCTGTGCTCGCCCGGCAACCCAACCGGCGCGCTGGTGCCGATGGAAACCCTGAAAAAGCTGATCGCCCTGGCCGACGAGCACGATTTCGTGATTGCCGCCGACGAGTGCTACAGCGAGCTGTACTTTGATGAAGACGCGCCACCACCGGGCCTGCTCAGCGCCTGTGCAGAACTGGGCCGCAGCGACTTCAAGCGCTGCGTGGTGTTCCACAGCCTGTCCAAGCGCTCCAACCTGCCAGGCCTGCGCTCGGGCTTCGTCGCCGGTGACGCCGGGATCATCAAGCCGTTCCTGCTGTACCGCACCTACCACGGTTGTGCCATGCCCGTGCAGACGCAACTGGCCAGCATTGCCGCGTGGCAGGACGAAGCCCACGTGCGCGAAAACCGCGATCAGTACCGCGCCAAGTACGACGCTGTGCTGGATATCCTGCAGCCAGTGATGGATGTACAGCGTCCGGACGGCAGCTTCTACCTGTGGGCCAAGGTGCCGGGCTGTGATGCCGACTTCACGCGGGACCTGTTCGAAGCGCAGCACGTAACCGTGGTACCAGGCTCTTACCTGTCCCGCGAAGTGGATGGGGTCAACCCAGGTGCAGGCCGCGTGCGCATGGCATTGGTCGCCCCGCTGGCCGAATGCATCGAGGCCGCAGAGCGGATTCGTGAGTTCCTGAGCCGCTGA
- a CDS encoding ABC transporter ATP-binding protein, producing MNKDIALELCDIRRDFQISKGFFKAPATLKAVDGVSLRLMRGETLGLVGESGCGKSTLAKMLLGLVPPTSGDVLVNGQHLAATDRKAMSRHIQPIFQDPYSSLNPRKTLRDIVTLPLIVHQIGTPVERRQKAEAMLDLVGLPKRVYDSYPNQLSGGQRQRVAIARALIMRPDVLICDEPTSALDVSVQAQILNLLQALKQEFGLTYLLISHNLAVIEHLADRVAVMYLGRIVEERTRASLFEAPAHPYTRALLDSVLSPDPRQGIPDIRLQGVLPNPISPPSGCAFHPRCPSCSAPCSTVYPDSKTIKGGRVRCHLDAPFAQPLEVVHS from the coding sequence ATGAACAAAGATATTGCACTTGAGCTGTGCGACATTCGTCGTGACTTCCAGATCAGCAAGGGTTTTTTCAAGGCCCCTGCAACGCTTAAGGCGGTCGATGGTGTATCGCTGCGGCTAATGCGCGGCGAAACATTGGGTTTGGTGGGGGAGTCAGGGTGCGGCAAAAGTACCCTGGCGAAAATGTTGTTGGGGCTTGTGCCACCGACTAGCGGTGATGTACTGGTTAATGGGCAGCATCTGGCGGCAACCGACCGCAAGGCGATGTCTCGTCATATTCAGCCGATTTTTCAGGATCCCTACTCATCGCTGAACCCCCGCAAGACGCTGCGGGACATCGTCACCTTGCCGCTGATTGTCCACCAGATCGGAACGCCTGTTGAACGCCGACAAAAAGCAGAGGCGATGCTCGATCTGGTGGGGCTGCCAAAGCGCGTCTACGACAGTTACCCAAACCAGTTGTCCGGGGGGCAGCGCCAGCGTGTGGCGATTGCCAGGGCGTTGATCATGCGCCCGGATGTGCTCATCTGTGATGAGCCAACTTCTGCACTGGATGTGTCGGTGCAGGCGCAGATCCTCAACTTGTTGCAAGCGTTGAAGCAAGAGTTTGGGCTTACTTACCTGTTGATCAGCCATAACCTTGCAGTCATTGAGCATTTGGCTGACCGGGTCGCAGTCATGTACTTGGGGCGGATTGTCGAAGAGCGTACGCGCGCCTCCCTCTTTGAGGCACCCGCCCACCCTTATACCCGAGCATTATTGGATTCGGTACTTAGCCCGGACCCACGCCAGGGTATTCCTGATATTCGTCTGCAAGGGGTATTACCCAACCCGATTTCACCGCCGTCTGGTTGTGCGTTCCACCCGCGCTGCCCAAGTTGTTCAGCCCCCTGCAGTACGGTTTATCCAGATAGTAAAACCATTAAAGGCGGCCGTGTGCGTTGCCACCTTGATGCCCCCTTCGCTCAGCCACTGGAGGTCGTTCATTCATGA
- a CDS encoding M20 family metallopeptidase has product MSRSLAISNAAACYDNGTFLKRLKRSVALRTESEAETNLPELYRYLEHFLTPLVEALGFSVKIHDNPVAGRGPFMIATRIECAGLPTVLTYGHGDVVRGYDEQWAEGRSPWDVTVDGERWYGRGTADNKGQHLINLTALEQTLKARNGTLGFNVKLLLEMGEEAGSPGLSAFCASHKDALAADVFIASDGPRLTAERPTVFLGSRGVFNFELVVNLREGAHHSGNWGGLLANPGVILANAISSMIDQHGRVKVAGLMPESVPAPVRQALADIQLGAGPDDPAIDDHWGEPGLSRSEKVFAWNTLDIIAFKTGNSDNPVHAIPGRASAHCHIRFVVDSDFNTFIPAVRAHLDAHGFGSVEIKQSPNEVMQATRLDPNSPWVDWALTSLAQTTGKQVALLPNLGGSLPNDVFAQVLGLPTLWVPHSYPACSQHAPNEHLLSPLVREGLHIMAGLFWDLGNDASRLMREHAAAVKTL; this is encoded by the coding sequence ATGAGTCGCTCACTGGCAATCAGTAACGCTGCCGCCTGTTATGACAACGGCACTTTTTTGAAGCGGCTCAAGCGCAGCGTCGCGTTGCGCACGGAAAGCGAGGCCGAAACCAACTTGCCTGAGTTGTATCGGTATCTGGAACACTTCTTGACGCCGCTTGTGGAGGCGCTGGGCTTCAGCGTCAAGATTCATGACAACCCTGTAGCAGGGCGCGGGCCTTTCATGATTGCTACGCGCATTGAGTGTGCGGGGCTTCCAACCGTTTTGACTTATGGCCATGGCGATGTGGTGCGCGGGTACGACGAACAATGGGCTGAGGGTAGATCACCGTGGGATGTGACGGTTGATGGTGAGCGTTGGTATGGGCGTGGCACGGCGGACAACAAAGGCCAGCATTTAATTAATCTGACCGCACTTGAGCAAACCTTGAAAGCCCGAAACGGCACATTGGGCTTCAACGTCAAGCTTTTACTGGAGATGGGCGAAGAGGCGGGGTCACCCGGGTTGAGCGCATTCTGTGCCAGCCACAAAGATGCACTTGCGGCAGATGTATTCATTGCTTCTGACGGGCCTCGACTGACGGCAGAACGCCCCACTGTGTTTCTCGGCTCCCGCGGAGTATTCAACTTCGAGCTTGTGGTCAACTTGCGTGAAGGTGCTCATCACTCCGGGAATTGGGGCGGGTTGCTTGCGAACCCCGGTGTCATTCTGGCCAACGCCATTTCGAGCATGATTGACCAGCATGGTCGAGTGAAGGTTGCCGGGCTGATGCCGGAGTCTGTGCCAGCGCCTGTTCGACAGGCACTCGCGGACATTCAGCTTGGTGCAGGCCCCGATGACCCGGCTATTGATGACCATTGGGGCGAGCCTGGGCTTTCGCGGAGCGAGAAAGTGTTCGCCTGGAATACCTTGGACATCATTGCATTCAAAACAGGTAATTCTGACAACCCTGTGCATGCCATCCCGGGCAGGGCCAGCGCGCATTGTCATATTCGCTTTGTTGTCGATAGCGATTTCAATACTTTCATACCGGCGGTGCGTGCCCACTTGGATGCGCACGGTTTTGGTAGCGTCGAGATCAAGCAAAGCCCTAACGAAGTCATGCAGGCCACGCGGCTTGATCCGAATAGCCCTTGGGTCGACTGGGCGCTCACATCCTTGGCCCAAACCACCGGTAAGCAAGTCGCATTACTTCCTAACCTCGGCGGTTCATTGCCCAACGATGTCTTTGCCCAAGTGCTGGGTTTACCTACGTTGTGGGTGCCTCACTCATATCCGGCCTGCTCGCAACACGCGCCCAACGAGCACCTGTTGTCGCCTTTGGTGAGGGAAGGTTTACACATCATGGCGGGGTTGTTCTGGGACTTGGGCAACGACGCATCACGTTTGATGCGTGAGCACGCAGCGGCCGTTAAAACGCTGTAA
- a CDS encoding DMT family transporter, which translates to MKVFTQSTAGIREGGAGAKGNYMWLLLMVLLWGASWPVTKLALESVPPLWLAAIRFASAALCLFGYLIIRGQLTVPVRADVPILLSVAFLQMMAFTGLGMLAMVHIDTSRAVLLAYTTPLWCVLLSWLAFRQVPSRLQGVALVVGMSGVAVVCSPAELNWASSDTRLGALFLVLAAVCWAVVILHVKRHQWVSAPIALAPWQMLIAAVPLSAIAYASEGPPTSITLDTSLLQLLFFIGPVATSACFVISSEYGRRVSTFSMSNFTLGVPLVGGGVSYAAFGNTVTPAFILGLCLVVFGVVLSAIGARGTD; encoded by the coding sequence ATGAAGGTATTCACTCAGTCTACGGCGGGCATTCGTGAAGGGGGTGCAGGCGCAAAGGGTAACTACATGTGGCTGCTTCTGATGGTCTTGCTGTGGGGGGCAAGCTGGCCCGTCACCAAGCTTGCGCTTGAGAGTGTACCGCCACTGTGGTTAGCCGCTATTCGCTTTGCCAGTGCTGCGTTATGCCTGTTTGGATACTTGATTATTCGAGGGCAATTAACGGTTCCGGTGAGGGCCGATGTCCCGATCTTGTTGAGTGTGGCTTTTTTGCAAATGATGGCCTTTACAGGCTTGGGCATGCTGGCCATGGTACATATTGATACCAGCCGGGCAGTGCTGCTGGCCTATACAACGCCGTTGTGGTGTGTGCTTTTGAGTTGGTTGGCATTTCGGCAGGTGCCTTCGCGGCTGCAGGGGGTTGCACTTGTCGTGGGTATGAGTGGAGTGGCGGTGGTCTGTTCGCCAGCTGAGTTGAACTGGGCGTCATCAGATACACGACTGGGTGCATTGTTCCTGGTGCTGGCAGCCGTCTGTTGGGCGGTCGTTATTCTTCATGTCAAACGGCATCAGTGGGTGTCCGCGCCCATTGCCCTTGCGCCTTGGCAGATGTTAATCGCTGCGGTTCCATTGTCAGCCATAGCCTATGCATCAGAGGGGCCGCCCACGTCCATAACACTGGATACAAGCCTTCTACAGTTGCTTTTTTTCATAGGGCCCGTGGCGACCTCGGCCTGCTTCGTCATATCGTCGGAGTACGGCAGGCGGGTTTCCACCTTCAGTATGTCCAACTTTACGCTGGGCGTCCCTTTGGTGGGGGGCGGTGTGTCTTATGCCGCTTTTGGAAATACCGTAACGCCTGCTTTCATCCTGGGTTTGTGTCTGGTGGTTTTTGGAGTCGTGTTGTCTGCAATCGGGGCTCGGGGTACGGATTAA
- a CDS encoding M12 family metallopeptidase — protein MIHAIHCHCPIRISPQDSRRAALEENPQNAQTDRSNRKKRSLGYTNKFWSPGRLLRISFINQASKPLKTAIVEAASKWLEFANLKFRLVGDRYSYAEIKIYVTDDAKTNYSMFGTDALRAADASMVLGVKPDMENFERVVIHEFGHALGMEHEHQHPDADIPWDIPKVYEHYAALGADKETVDESVLNKVSGSNITKLPYDRTSIMHYPVDQALTLGDWEVTTNSEISEKDKAFMRLAYPFPEQPTR, from the coding sequence ATGATCCACGCCATTCACTGCCACTGCCCAATCCGCATCAGCCCTCAGGACTCTCGCAGAGCAGCCCTCGAGGAAAACCCGCAAAACGCCCAAACGGATCGCAGCAATCGCAAGAAACGCTCATTGGGCTATACCAACAAGTTTTGGTCCCCCGGGCGCCTTCTACGCATCTCTTTCATCAACCAGGCCAGCAAACCGCTGAAGACCGCCATCGTCGAAGCCGCCAGCAAATGGCTGGAGTTCGCGAACCTCAAGTTTCGGCTGGTCGGCGACAGGTATTCCTACGCCGAAATCAAGATCTACGTTACTGACGACGCGAAGACCAACTACTCCATGTTTGGCACCGACGCCCTGCGCGCCGCAGATGCATCCATGGTACTTGGCGTGAAGCCCGACATGGAGAACTTCGAGCGCGTGGTAATCCATGAATTTGGCCATGCTCTGGGAATGGAGCACGAACACCAGCATCCGGATGCCGATATTCCATGGGATATCCCAAAGGTTTATGAACACTATGCAGCCCTGGGGGCCGACAAGGAAACGGTCGACGAGTCGGTGCTGAACAAGGTCAGCGGCAGCAACATCACCAAGTTGCCCTATGACCGCACATCAATCATGCACTACCCGGTAGACCAGGCGCTGACATTGGGTGATTGGGAAGTAACCACCAACAGTGAGATCAGCGAAAAGGACAAGGCTTTCATGCGCTTGGCATATCCCTTCCCTGAGCAACCGACTCGATAA